Proteins encoded in a region of the Bombiscardovia apis genome:
- a CDS encoding WhiB family transcriptional regulator produces MSSAFDWRAKAACRDKDPELFFPVGNTGAAYQQIEEAKAVCRTCEVIDACLKCALDTNQDYGVWGGLSEDERRALKRRAMRARRTQAMQQV; encoded by the coding sequence ATGAGCAGCGCATTTGATTGGCGAGCCAAGGCAGCGTGCCGAGACAAGGATCCGGAGCTGTTCTTCCCAGTAGGTAATACTGGAGCAGCGTACCAGCAGATTGAAGAGGCCAAGGCCGTCTGCCGTACCTGCGAAGTTATCGATGCATGTTTGAAGTGTGCTCTGGACACCAACCAAGATTACGGCGTGTGGGGTGGCCTGAGTGAAGATGAGCGTAGGGCTTTGAAGCGTAGAGCCATGCGTGCCCGCCGCACGCAGGCTATGCAACAGGTTTAA
- a CDS encoding FtsK/SpoIIIE domain-containing protein produces the protein MTRTPQTSTASSGQQTNTSQVQERVRVRLARLTMFAQTSPILAQVGMIVLMGAQGNWLYAALLAPSVLAAAAMSLVQILNQRQETGNGGTRTGTPRTLHSPLPHEAQEDEALLAQLGELPVSDVESLLAASQVVPQGGALWQGIVGEWLKQDSQAHNGGDDPDRYSVKLGSASEGSFELDLPRQGPHALVAGTTGSGKSVLLQDWCLALAGKLPPSAINFIFLDFKGGSAFSQLSRLPHTVGSVSDLNLEAAARAIDGIERELKRREQLVANEGVSSTADLPCPPARLMVVIDEFQALRQQLPDYMDHLVQLASLGRSLGMNLVACTQNPMGQVSTQMKANMNLSISLRVRDSLQSKELLGTSCAAQISPHTPGVGLYSDGDQLKAFRCAYCANPDALVEHICIAAHFSAIEPATALFTPALPKVLSASCRDSLSSLITWKNGNPCLVLGLADDGVRLEPCCLPLHGNIAIIGAAGRGKTTLLQLMCAQLAGLAAQTSLHQALHLTYSDCTGRTAEHRQIRVPPRREPAGIGKARVARQKALAPPLAPRSIWLLDGADDLMDPFNQDPLATRLQEAVADPARTVLVSLESTRYLRQPERFPTQIIFPSGQRADDLMAGIPSPLVQRLDSNVASIAGRAVLIKQGKSQLIQCSQTNFSLKS, from the coding sequence ATGACACGTACCCCACAGACCTCTACCGCCTCTTCAGGTCAACAAACCAATACTAGCCAAGTTCAAGAGCGGGTGCGAGTACGCTTGGCCCGTCTCACGATGTTTGCGCAGACTAGTCCTATTCTCGCTCAAGTCGGCATGATTGTATTAATGGGCGCTCAAGGTAATTGGCTCTACGCTGCACTATTGGCTCCCAGCGTTTTGGCGGCCGCTGCTATGAGTCTGGTACAAATACTCAACCAACGCCAGGAGACAGGCAATGGCGGAACTCGTACAGGCACTCCCCGGACTTTGCACTCACCCTTACCCCATGAGGCACAAGAAGATGAAGCTCTGCTTGCACAACTCGGCGAACTGCCGGTCAGCGATGTAGAAAGTTTGCTTGCTGCTTCTCAAGTAGTGCCCCAGGGTGGTGCTCTGTGGCAGGGCATCGTAGGAGAATGGCTGAAGCAAGACAGTCAAGCGCACAATGGAGGGGACGATCCTGACCGGTACAGTGTAAAGCTAGGTAGCGCTTCGGAAGGCAGTTTCGAACTTGACCTTCCCCGCCAGGGCCCCCACGCGCTTGTGGCGGGCACAACTGGTTCAGGTAAATCGGTGCTACTACAAGATTGGTGCTTGGCTCTTGCAGGTAAACTACCTCCGAGCGCTATCAACTTCATTTTCTTAGATTTTAAGGGCGGATCAGCCTTTAGCCAGTTAAGCAGGCTACCCCATACCGTAGGTTCAGTTTCGGATTTGAACCTTGAGGCGGCGGCGCGGGCTATCGATGGCATTGAGCGCGAACTCAAACGCCGGGAGCAACTAGTGGCAAACGAGGGAGTTTCTAGCACAGCCGACTTGCCTTGCCCACCCGCTCGCTTGATGGTGGTTATCGACGAATTCCAAGCCTTGCGACAACAACTTCCGGACTATATGGATCATTTGGTGCAGCTAGCTTCGCTGGGCCGCTCCTTGGGCATGAATCTTGTGGCATGCACGCAAAATCCCATGGGCCAGGTTAGTACGCAGATGAAGGCCAATATGAATTTGAGCATTAGCTTACGGGTGCGAGACAGTTTGCAATCCAAGGAACTCTTGGGAACATCCTGCGCAGCCCAGATAAGCCCTCATACGCCAGGAGTTGGCTTGTATAGCGACGGGGACCAGCTCAAGGCTTTCCGCTGCGCCTATTGCGCAAATCCTGATGCGCTCGTTGAACACATTTGTATCGCTGCCCACTTTAGTGCGATAGAACCAGCCACAGCCCTCTTTACCCCTGCATTGCCGAAAGTCTTGTCTGCCAGTTGTCGAGACAGCCTCTCATCGCTCATCACTTGGAAGAATGGCAACCCTTGCTTGGTCTTAGGATTAGCCGATGATGGAGTCCGCCTCGAACCATGCTGCCTGCCTCTGCACGGTAACATCGCTATTATCGGTGCTGCGGGACGAGGCAAAACGACACTTTTACAGCTTATGTGCGCACAACTTGCTGGGTTGGCTGCGCAAACCAGTTTACATCAGGCCTTACATCTGACCTATAGTGACTGTACTGGGCGCACGGCCGAGCATCGGCAAATACGAGTACCTCCCCGACGAGAGCCGGCTGGTATCGGGAAAGCCCGGGTGGCGAGGCAGAAAGCCTTGGCCCCTCCCCTAGCACCTCGCTCGATTTGGCTGCTAGACGGCGCAGATGACCTGATGGACCCCTTCAACCAAGACCCGCTGGCAACACGTTTGCAAGAGGCCGTGGCCGATCCTGCGCGCACGGTCTTAGTGAGTCTTGAATCTACACGGTACTTGCGCCAGCCTGAACGCTTTCCAACCCAGATTATCTTCCCCAGCGGCCAACGGGCCGACGATCTCATGGCAGGCATTCCTAGCCCTCTTGTACAGCGTTTAGACAGTAATGTTGCTTCTATCGCCGGTCGTGCTGTGCTCATTAAGCAGGGTAAATCTCAGTTGATCCAGTGCTCTCAGACTAATTTTTCCCTAAAGTCTTGA
- a CDS encoding LCP family protein: protein MSERERGKEPNQKPPSFLPTGSSQRSKRGTSPAPSSSEHSSPRSSRTHSNSQAQPSRTLPSFSPDSGKHASQPAQVPSQPRRSSGRPQIAPAQAARVQQPARRSSGSSRQAAPSRPAHQAALYNSGQRPQSIAAVRKPHKHRARKIVAAVLVLILAVGAFSAVSTWSWIDKQLQHKDMLTDMASGTATSWLILGSDERDGTEGTGTYDDAPGFRTDTILVLTKPRHGAASLISIPRDSLVTVNGEGMKINAAANLGGYRALTSQVEAITGHKIDHAVLIRFGGLEGVVNALGGVNLCYDQTVDDPYSGLNWTAGCHDADGGTALAFSRMRYADPKGDFGRAERQRKVIAAIAQKAASPKSLVNPSHVSNLAKASLGAVIVDESTNPWILARMVLAFRDASGEKGVNGSVYWTDPDYYPGGLGSTVLLDAKRNLDLFTQLNDGTHETGTVGGM from the coding sequence ATGAGTGAGCGAGAGCGGGGCAAAGAGCCCAATCAGAAGCCGCCCTCCTTCCTACCCACCGGAAGCTCACAGCGCAGCAAGAGAGGCACCTCCCCTGCACCATCCTCAAGCGAGCACAGCAGTCCAAGAAGTAGTCGGACTCATTCCAATTCGCAGGCCCAGCCTTCGCGTACACTGCCCAGCTTTTCGCCCGATTCGGGCAAGCATGCCAGCCAACCTGCCCAGGTTCCATCTCAGCCCCGGCGCTCTTCCGGACGGCCTCAGATAGCACCTGCGCAAGCGGCACGAGTGCAGCAGCCAGCCCGACGCTCTAGCGGCTCCTCTCGCCAAGCAGCTCCTAGCCGACCAGCGCACCAGGCAGCCCTTTATAACTCAGGGCAGCGTCCGCAATCGATAGCAGCGGTTCGCAAGCCGCATAAGCATAGGGCCCGCAAGATAGTGGCTGCAGTTTTGGTCTTGATTTTGGCTGTAGGTGCTTTTAGCGCGGTGAGCACTTGGTCTTGGATTGACAAGCAGCTCCAGCACAAAGATATGCTGACCGACATGGCTTCGGGCACTGCTACCAGCTGGCTTATTCTTGGATCAGACGAGCGCGACGGCACAGAAGGTACCGGCACCTATGACGATGCTCCAGGATTCCGCACCGACACCATTTTAGTACTGACCAAGCCCCGCCACGGCGCAGCCTCGCTTATTTCCATTCCCCGTGACTCCTTGGTAACGGTCAACGGCGAGGGAATGAAGATTAACGCCGCAGCAAATTTGGGCGGATACAGGGCACTGACCAGCCAAGTGGAAGCTATTACTGGACACAAAATCGACCATGCCGTACTTATTCGCTTTGGCGGTCTAGAAGGTGTTGTCAATGCTCTTGGAGGCGTGAACTTGTGCTACGACCAGACGGTCGACGATCCTTATTCCGGTTTGAATTGGACCGCCGGCTGCCATGATGCCGACGGTGGCACTGCTTTGGCCTTCTCCCGTATGCGCTATGCCGACCCCAAGGGCGATTTCGGCCGAGCCGAACGCCAACGCAAGGTGATTGCCGCCATTGCTCAAAAGGCAGCTTCTCCCAAGAGTCTCGTCAATCCTTCGCATGTTTCAAATCTGGCCAAAGCATCGCTAGGAGCGGTTATTGTAGACGAAAGCACCAATCCTTGGATTCTTGCCCGCATGGTGCTCGCCTTCCGCGATGCCTCTGGCGAAAAAGGCGTGAACGGTTCCGTGTATTGGACCGATCCAGACTACTACCCCGGCGGCTTGGGCTCTACTGTCTTACTCGACGCTAAGCGCAACTTGGACCTCTTTACCCAGCTCAACGACGGTACCCACGAAACCGGTACCGTGGGGGGCATGTAG
- a CDS encoding LCP family protein gives MGPRHSLGFKVSHRVRNGVLISICAVLAFASSFAAAAVIETMGSLHKVPKIPLVPGNKTTDPEDIYKGKTLNILVLGQDTREGAANAAIGGGDLEDAGNHQSDTAIVAQISADRSYINMVPIPRDSMVNAPACVTSKGTTIPARPYVMFNSIFATGYQEGGDIASAASCSLTAVNALTGLDIQQFVVADFNGMKDMIDALGGVDICIPVNTKDDYTGLDLHKGLQHLDGTNATQYARMRHGTGTDGSDIMRTTRQQYLIKTLMNQAQHNNIYSNFGSMYQLAKTSLNALQFSEDLGSITTLYGLADSLKSINSSHIYSRTLPVKPDPLNPLARVVWASEAQDVWDTLKAEKPLTDEHIYKDHSPDNSTSANQSTTPDANSEDAAAVSPSASQPEADPKTGLIHQGDQLIDPVTGGTVDPEDGTIRDANTGQYIGIADRYLSTTVCAVPAQK, from the coding sequence ATGGGCCCACGTCACTCGCTCGGCTTTAAGGTGTCTCACCGTGTGCGTAATGGCGTGCTCATCAGCATCTGCGCTGTATTAGCTTTCGCCTCTTCCTTTGCAGCAGCAGCCGTTATCGAAACAATGGGCAGCCTACATAAAGTTCCTAAAATTCCACTTGTTCCCGGCAACAAAACCACTGACCCGGAAGATATTTACAAAGGGAAAACTCTTAATATTTTGGTATTAGGCCAAGATACGAGAGAAGGTGCCGCAAATGCCGCTATTGGTGGCGGAGATTTAGAAGATGCCGGCAACCATCAGTCGGATACAGCAATCGTGGCGCAAATTTCAGCAGACCGTAGCTACATTAATATGGTTCCCATCCCTCGAGATTCTATGGTGAATGCTCCTGCCTGTGTAACCAGCAAGGGCACCACGATTCCCGCCCGCCCGTATGTCATGTTTAATTCCATCTTTGCTACCGGCTACCAAGAAGGCGGCGACATCGCCTCTGCTGCCTCCTGCTCCTTAACTGCGGTCAATGCTTTAACCGGCTTGGATATTCAGCAGTTTGTCGTCGCCGATTTTAACGGTATGAAAGATATGATTGATGCCTTAGGCGGTGTCGACATATGCATTCCTGTCAATACTAAAGACGACTACACCGGTCTTGATCTCCACAAAGGCTTGCAGCATCTCGATGGCACCAACGCCACCCAATACGCCCGCATGCGCCACGGCACCGGTACTGACGGCTCGGATATTATGCGTACCACCCGCCAGCAGTATTTGATTAAAACTTTAATGAATCAAGCCCAACACAATAATATCTATTCCAACTTCGGAAGCATGTATCAGCTGGCTAAAACCTCGTTAAATGCTTTGCAATTCTCAGAAGATTTAGGCAGCATTACAACCCTGTATGGTTTAGCGGATTCTTTGAAGAGTATAAATTCTTCCCACATTTATTCGCGTACGCTCCCGGTTAAGCCCGATCCGCTCAATCCGCTAGCCCGCGTGGTCTGGGCTTCGGAAGCTCAAGACGTGTGGGATACACTCAAGGCCGAAAAGCCGTTAACTGATGAGCATATATATAAGGACCATTCCCCCGACAACAGCACATCAGCTAACCAATCAACAACGCCCGATGCGAATAGCGAAGACGCAGCTGCTGTCTCGCCTAGCGCCTCTCAACCGGAAGCAGATCCCAAGACCGGTCTTATACACCAAGGCGATCAGCTCATTGATCCGGTTACTGGTGGCACCGTTGACCCCGAGGATGGCACAATTCGCGATGCCAACACTGGGCAATACATCGGTATTGCAGATCGTTACCTTTCCACTACTGTATGTGCTGTTCCTGCACAGAAATAG